In a genomic window of Streptomyces koelreuteriae:
- a CDS encoding ATP-dependent helicase, with protein sequence MSSSSSTSGLSHPRVRRGSRGAYRLVRTPPARVDPPLLDAAQRSVVDHGSGPLLVLAGPGTGKTTTLVESVTERIARGGDPERVLVLTFSRRAAVELRDRMATRAGAARAPRATTFHSFCYALVRAHQDSDLFVEPMRLLSGPEQDVSVRELLAGQVDLERLGLAHVRWPDELRACLTTRGFADEVRAVLARSRELGLGPDALDAFARSTGRPDWRAAAAFLAEYLDVLDLQGVIDYAELVHRAVLLARRPEVAAWLAARYDAVYVDEYQDTDPSQVRLLHALAGGGRTLVAFGDPDQSIYTFRGADVNGILDFPHTFPRADGRPAPVAVLRTSRRSGAGLLAATRLLTQRMPLTRLPAEKVRAHRELAPVRDGGRVEAYTYPTSGTELDNIADILRRAHLEDGVPWSEMAVLVRAGSRTVPTVRRALTAAGVPVDVDGDDVPLRHEPAVAPLLTALRAVAAAEASRAPEGEASSKDEPSASEDESSASKDELSASEDAPSASGGSPSAEPDPSWLDTETALTLLTSPLASMDAADLRRLGRALRDEERAAGNPLPPPSDVLLAQALAEPERLAVHDPAYVRGAQRLGALLRKARERLAGGGTAEEALWDLWNGTPWPARLERAARRGGAAGRNADRDLDAVCALFATAARAEERTGGRGTLNFLEEIEAEDIAADTLTRRAVRPEAVRLMTAHRSKGLQWRLVVVAGVQEGLWPDLRRRGSLLEADRIGRDGLAEPLTPGALLAEERRLFYVAATRARERLVVTAVKAPADDGDQPSRFLTELGVEPKDVTGRPRRPLSVAALVAELRATTVDPRVSDALREAAARRLARLAALADEDGRPLVPSAHPYRWWGMFEPTQSKMPLRNRDQPVVLSGSALDQLANTCALQWFLGREVKADAPATAAQGFGNVVHVLADEVASGHTPADLSVLMERLDSVWNALAFDAPWKSDQEKDNARVALERFLQWHVMDRTGRTPVASEHDFDVTLEAGEYEVRIRGQMDRVEADGDGRAYVVDFKTGKQAPTGKEVERHPQLAVYQLAVREGAVDDAFDGVRPEPGGAELVHLRQGAARRDGGETLPKVQAQEPLEGEWVGDLLATAAGKVLDERFTPTAGQHCTHCSFRASCSARQEGRHVVE encoded by the coding sequence GTGAGCTCCTCTTCCTCCACCAGCGGCCTGTCGCACCCCCGGGTGCGGCGGGGGAGCCGTGGCGCTTATCGACTGGTTCGTACCCCTCCTGCCCGGGTGGACCCCCCTCTTCTGGACGCCGCGCAGCGCTCCGTGGTTGACCACGGGTCCGGCCCGCTGCTCGTCCTCGCAGGTCCGGGCACCGGCAAGACCACCACGCTCGTCGAGTCCGTGACCGAGCGCATCGCCCGGGGCGGGGACCCCGAGCGCGTCCTGGTCCTCACCTTCAGCCGCAGGGCGGCCGTCGAACTGCGCGACCGCATGGCCACCCGGGCCGGGGCGGCCCGCGCTCCCCGGGCGACCACCTTCCACTCGTTCTGCTACGCCCTGGTCCGCGCCCACCAGGACAGCGACCTGTTCGTGGAGCCGATGCGACTGCTGTCCGGCCCCGAGCAGGACGTGTCCGTACGGGAGCTGCTCGCGGGCCAGGTGGACCTGGAGCGGCTCGGCCTCGCGCACGTGCGCTGGCCGGACGAACTGCGCGCCTGCCTGACCACGCGCGGTTTCGCCGACGAGGTCCGGGCGGTCCTCGCCCGCAGCCGTGAACTGGGCCTCGGCCCCGACGCCCTGGACGCCTTCGCCCGCAGCACGGGCCGCCCCGACTGGCGCGCGGCGGCCGCCTTCCTCGCCGAGTACCTCGACGTCCTCGATCTCCAGGGCGTGATCGACTACGCGGAACTCGTCCACCGCGCGGTACTCCTCGCCCGCCGCCCCGAGGTCGCCGCGTGGCTCGCCGCCCGGTACGACGCCGTCTACGTCGACGAGTACCAGGACACGGATCCCTCTCAGGTACGACTTCTGCACGCCCTGGCGGGCGGTGGCCGCACCCTCGTCGCCTTCGGTGACCCCGACCAGTCGATCTACACGTTCCGCGGGGCGGACGTGAACGGCATCCTCGACTTCCCGCACACCTTCCCGCGCGCGGACGGCCGCCCGGCCCCCGTCGCGGTGCTGCGCACGTCCCGCCGCTCCGGCGCCGGCCTGCTGGCCGCCACCCGGCTGCTGACCCAGCGCATGCCGCTGACCCGCCTGCCCGCCGAGAAGGTGCGCGCCCATCGCGAACTCGCGCCCGTGCGGGACGGCGGCCGGGTCGAGGCGTACACGTACCCGACCTCGGGGACCGAGCTGGACAACATCGCCGACATCCTCCGCAGGGCCCACCTGGAGGACGGCGTCCCGTGGAGCGAGATGGCCGTGCTGGTGCGCGCCGGCTCCCGCACCGTCCCCACGGTCCGCCGCGCCCTCACGGCGGCCGGTGTCCCGGTGGACGTCGACGGCGACGACGTACCCCTCCGGCACGAACCGGCGGTGGCACCACTCCTGACGGCGCTACGGGCGGTGGCCGCGGCGGAGGCGTCGAGGGCTCCCGAGGGGGAGGCCTCTTCCAAGGACGAACCCTCCGCTTCCGAGGACGAATCCTCCGCTTCCAAGGACGAACTCTCCGCTTCCGAGGATGCCCCTTCCGCTTCCGGGGGCAGCCCATCCGCCGAGCCGGACCCCTCCTGGCTCGACACCGAGACCGCCCTCACCCTCCTCACCTCCCCCCTCGCGAGCATGGACGCCGCCGACCTGCGCCGTCTCGGCCGGGCCCTGCGGGACGAGGAGCGGGCTGCGGGCAACCCGCTGCCGCCGCCCTCCGACGTGCTGCTCGCGCAGGCCCTCGCCGAGCCGGAGCGGCTGGCCGTGCACGACCCCGCGTACGTGCGCGGGGCACAGCGCCTCGGCGCGCTGCTCCGCAAGGCCCGCGAACGCCTGGCGGGCGGCGGTACGGCCGAGGAGGCGCTGTGGGACCTGTGGAACGGCACACCGTGGCCCGCCCGGCTGGAGCGGGCCGCCCGCCGCGGCGGCGCGGCCGGGCGCAACGCGGACCGTGACCTGGACGCGGTCTGCGCGCTGTTCGCGACGGCGGCCCGCGCCGAGGAGCGCACCGGCGGCCGGGGCACGCTGAACTTCCTGGAGGAGATCGAGGCCGAGGACATCGCCGCCGACACCCTCACACGACGTGCCGTACGCCCCGAAGCCGTCCGCCTGATGACCGCGCACCGTTCCAAGGGCCTCCAGTGGCGCCTCGTGGTCGTCGCGGGCGTCCAGGAGGGGCTCTGGCCCGACCTGCGCCGCCGCGGCTCCCTCCTGGAGGCCGACCGCATCGGGCGCGACGGACTCGCCGAACCCCTCACCCCCGGCGCGCTGCTCGCCGAGGAACGCCGCCTGTTCTACGTGGCCGCCACGCGCGCGCGTGAGCGTCTCGTCGTCACCGCGGTCAAGGCCCCGGCGGACGACGGCGACCAGCCCTCCCGCTTCCTCACCGAGCTCGGCGTCGAACCCAAGGACGTCACCGGACGCCCGCGCCGCCCGCTGTCCGTCGCGGCACTCGTCGCCGAACTGCGCGCCACCACCGTCGACCCGCGCGTCTCCGACGCCCTCCGGGAAGCCGCCGCCCGGCGCCTCGCCCGGCTCGCCGCCCTCGCCGACGAGGACGGCCGCCCCCTGGTGCCGTCCGCGCACCCCTACCGCTGGTGGGGCATGTTCGAGCCGACGCAGTCCAAGATGCCGCTGCGCAACCGCGACCAGCCCGTCGTGCTCTCCGGCAGTGCCCTCGACCAGCTGGCCAACACCTGCGCCCTGCAGTGGTTCCTGGGCCGCGAGGTGAAGGCCGACGCGCCCGCGACCGCCGCACAGGGCTTCGGCAACGTCGTGCACGTCCTCGCCGACGAGGTCGCCTCCGGGCACACCCCGGCCGACCTCTCCGTCCTCATGGAACGCCTCGACTCCGTGTGGAACGCGCTCGCCTTCGACGCGCCCTGGAAGTCGGACCAGGAGAAGGACAACGCGCGCGTGGCGCTCGAACGGTTCCTCCAGTGGCACGTCATGGACCGCACCGGGCGTACCCCGGTCGCCAGCGAGCACGACTTCGACGTCACCCTCGAAGCGGGCGAATACGAGGTGCGCATCAGGGGCCAGATGGACCGCGTCGAGGCGGACGGCGACGGCCGCGCCTACGTGGTCGACTTCAAGACCGGCAAGCAGGCGCCCACCGGCAAGGAGGTCGAACGCCACCCGCAGCTCGCCGTCTACCAGCTCGCCGTCCGCGAGGGCGCCGTCGACGACGCCTTCGACGGCGTGCGTCCCGAGCCGGGCGGCGCCGAACTCGTCCACCTCCGGCAGGGCGCCGCCCGGCGCGACGGCGGCGAGACCCTGCCCAAGGTGCAGGCCCAGGAGCCGCTGGAGGGGGAGTGGGTCGGCGATCTGCTGGCCACCGCCGCCGGGAAGGTCCTCGACGAGCGGTTCACGCCGACCGCCGGACAGCACTGCACGCACTGCTCGTTCAGGGCCTCGTGCAGCGCGCGCCAGGAGGGCCGCCATGTCGTCGAGTGA
- a CDS encoding alpha/beta hydrolase — protein MPSLLRLRAVVLTATAVLLSTVLAGCGDDDTKGEDLTRQELSWKACPAPDEAQGGGTPPSPLPDDGEWQCATMKAPLDWDDPKGDTIGIELIRVRTSGPASERIGSLIFNFGGPGGSGVTALPGFAEDYKTLRTRYDLVSFDPRGVGRSDPVICENDQQLDAYFQQDATPDDSAERTELLDSTTEFNDACEENSEKILPHVRTTDAARDLDLMRQVLGDDKLHYFGISYGTELGGVYAHLFPKRVGRAVFDAVVDPTQNPEQGSLGQAKGFQLALDNFAEDCVSKTEECPVGDSAQDVKDRIATLLRDLDRKPIPGVFPRQLTQTAATSGIVQALYSKDFWEYLTDGLEQAYDGDGSILMLLSDSMNGRSENGEYDNSTAAHTAISCSDSKPRYDTAYVEQKLPEFRAASALFGDYLAWGMIGCTDWAVAGAANHPDVSAPGSAPILVVGNTGDPATPYEGARKMVDALGKGVGVELTYRGEGHGAYNSKNKCVQSAVDGYLLDGKVPQAGTVCT, from the coding sequence ATGCCTTCGCTCCTCCGCCTGCGCGCCGTCGTCCTCACCGCCACCGCCGTGCTGTTGTCCACCGTGCTGGCGGGCTGCGGTGACGACGACACCAAGGGCGAGGACCTCACACGGCAGGAGCTGAGCTGGAAGGCCTGCCCGGCGCCGGACGAGGCCCAGGGCGGAGGCACTCCGCCCTCTCCCCTGCCGGACGACGGCGAGTGGCAGTGCGCCACCATGAAGGCCCCGCTCGACTGGGACGACCCCAAGGGCGACACGATCGGCATCGAGCTGATCCGGGTCCGCACCAGCGGCCCCGCGAGCGAACGCATCGGCTCGCTCATCTTCAACTTCGGCGGACCCGGCGGCTCGGGCGTGACCGCGCTGCCCGGCTTCGCCGAGGACTACAAGACCCTGCGCACCCGCTACGACCTGGTCAGCTTCGACCCGCGCGGAGTCGGCCGCAGCGACCCCGTGATCTGCGAGAACGACCAGCAGCTCGACGCGTACTTCCAGCAGGACGCCACGCCCGACGACTCCGCCGAGCGCACCGAGCTCCTGGACAGCACCACGGAGTTCAACGACGCCTGCGAGGAGAACTCCGAGAAGATCCTTCCGCATGTGCGCACCACCGACGCGGCCCGCGACCTCGACCTGATGCGCCAGGTCCTCGGCGACGACAAGCTGCACTACTTCGGCATCTCCTACGGCACCGAACTGGGCGGCGTCTACGCACACCTGTTCCCCAAGCGGGTCGGTCGTGCCGTGTTCGACGCCGTCGTCGATCCCACGCAGAACCCCGAGCAGGGCTCGCTCGGGCAGGCCAAGGGCTTCCAGCTCGCACTCGACAACTTCGCCGAGGACTGTGTGTCCAAGACCGAGGAGTGCCCCGTCGGCGACAGCGCGCAGGATGTGAAGGACCGTATCGCCACGCTGCTGAGGGACCTCGACCGCAAGCCGATCCCGGGCGTCTTCCCCCGCCAGCTCACCCAGACCGCGGCGACCAGCGGCATCGTGCAGGCGCTGTACTCAAAGGACTTCTGGGAGTACCTCACGGACGGCCTCGAGCAGGCGTACGACGGCGACGGCAGCATCCTGATGCTGCTCTCCGACTCGATGAACGGGCGCAGCGAGAACGGCGAGTACGACAACTCGACCGCCGCCCACACCGCCATCAGCTGCTCCGACTCCAAGCCGCGCTACGACACGGCCTATGTGGAGCAGAAGCTGCCCGAGTTCCGGGCCGCGTCCGCGCTGTTCGGTGACTATCTGGCGTGGGGCATGATCGGCTGCACCGACTGGGCCGTGGCGGGCGCCGCGAACCACCCGGACGTGAGCGCGCCGGGTTCGGCGCCGATCCTGGTCGTGGGCAACACCGGCGACCCGGCCACCCCCTACGAAGGGGCCCGGAAGATGGTGGACGCGCTGGGCAAGGGCGTCGGGGTCGAGCTGACGTACCGGGGTGAGGGGCACGGCGCCTACAACAGCAAGAACAAGTGCGTGCAGAGCGCGGTGGACGGCTATCTGCTGGACGGGAAGGTGCCGCAGGCGGGGACCGTCTGTACCTGA
- the moeZ gene encoding adenylyltransferase/sulfurtransferase MoeZ — MSLPPLVEPASELTVDEVRRYSRHLIIPDVGMDGQKRLKNAKVLCVGAGGLGSPALMYLAAAGVGTLGIVEFDEVDESNLQRQIIHSQSDIGRPKAESARDSVLGINPYVNVILHEERLEADNVMDIFSQYDLIVDGTDNFATRYLVNDACVLLNKPYVWGSIYRFDGQASVFWSEHGPCYRCLYPEPPPPGMVPSCAEGGVLGVLCASIGSIQVNEAIKLLAGIGDPLVGRLMIYDALEMQYRQVKVRKDPDCAVCGENPTVTELIDYEAFCGVVSEEAQAAAADSTITPKQLKEWIDDGEGIDIIDVREPNEYEIVSIPGARLIPKNEFLMGTALESLPQDKKIVLHCKTGVRSAEVLAVLKSAGFSDAVHVGGGVIGWVNQIEPDKPVY; from the coding sequence GTGTCGCTGCCACCCCTGGTCGAGCCGGCTTCCGAGCTCACCGTAGACGAGGTCCGCAGGTACTCCCGCCACCTGATCATCCCCGACGTCGGGATGGACGGGCAGAAGCGGCTGAAGAACGCCAAGGTGCTGTGCGTGGGCGCCGGCGGCCTGGGCTCGCCGGCGCTGATGTACCTGGCCGCCGCGGGCGTCGGCACCCTCGGCATCGTGGAGTTCGACGAGGTCGACGAGTCGAATCTGCAGCGCCAGATCATCCACAGCCAGTCCGACATCGGCCGCCCCAAGGCCGAGTCCGCCCGTGACTCCGTCCTCGGCATCAACCCGTACGTGAACGTGATCCTTCACGAGGAGCGGCTCGAGGCCGACAACGTGATGGACATCTTCAGTCAGTACGACCTGATCGTCGACGGCACGGACAACTTCGCGACCCGCTACCTGGTCAACGACGCCTGCGTGCTGCTGAACAAGCCGTACGTCTGGGGCTCGATCTACCGCTTCGACGGCCAGGCCTCCGTCTTCTGGTCCGAGCACGGCCCCTGCTACCGCTGCCTCTACCCGGAGCCCCCGCCCCCCGGCATGGTCCCCTCCTGCGCCGAGGGCGGTGTCCTGGGCGTGCTGTGCGCGTCCATCGGCTCCATCCAGGTCAACGAGGCCATCAAGCTGCTCGCCGGCATCGGCGACCCGCTGGTCGGCCGACTGATGATCTACGACGCCCTGGAGATGCAGTACCGCCAGGTCAAGGTCCGCAAGGATCCCGACTGCGCGGTCTGCGGCGAGAACCCGACCGTCACCGAGCTCATCGACTACGAGGCCTTCTGCGGCGTCGTCTCCGAAGAGGCCCAGGCGGCGGCGGCCGACTCCACGATCACTCCCAAGCAGCTCAAGGAGTGGATCGACGACGGCGAAGGCATCGACATCATCGACGTCCGCGAGCCGAACGAGTACGAGATCGTCTCCATCCCGGGCGCCCGGCTGATCCCGAAGAACGAGTTCCTCATGGGCACCGCCCTGGAGAGCCTCCCCCAGGACAAGAAGATCGTCCTGCACTGCAAGACGGGTGTCCGCAGTGCGGAAGTCCTCGCGGTCCTGAAGTCCGCGGGCTTCTCGGACGCGGTCCACGTCGGCGGCGGCGTGATCGGCTGGGTCAACCAGATCGAGCCGGACAAGCCGGTGTACTGA
- a CDS encoding lysylphosphatidylglycerol synthase domain-containing protein gives MKQQGAHSEDTGSTSDASSRPGTPGDRPKTDGEHGPEEAGTKERPVAEEPDIAHIDEVEGDEPLLPARVHRPSDLMRLLVGVLAVAVLIGIAAFAHGTTSGLEQDINKGTGQAPDLLIKIAGLASSIAILLVPVAFAIERLIKRDGLRIADGVLAAVLAHGVTLATDLWVARAAPDSIQEALTQPSPGDIHALTDPVHGYLAPVIAYMTAVGMSRRPRWRTVLWVVLLLDAFSMLVTGYTTPFSIILTVLIGWTVAYGTLYAVGSPNVRPTGQTLMAGLRTVGFRPVSASREDTSDNPDTGDRGRRYFVTLEDGPPLDVTVVDREQQAQGFFYRAWRNLTLRGFATRSSLQSLRQALEQEALLAYAAIAAGANAPKLIATSELGPDAVMLVYEHSGAHTLDSLPDEEITDNLLRDTWHQVKALQSRRIAHRRLVGDAILVDRSGTVILTDLRGGEIAAGDLLLRMDISQLLVTLGLRVGAERAVASAVGVLGPDAVADCLPMLQPIALSRSTRATLRKLARERAQREREAVLEASRLAKQARLEESSDEEPPVPEKTDKKTVRAEQRAEKRAIDEAVEEAREEDLLTQIRHEVLLIRPQAPVEPARLERVRPRTLISFMAGAIGAYFLLTQLTHIEFGPLIANAEWGWVAAAVLFSMCSYLAAAMALLGFVPERVPFLRTVAAQVAGSFVKIVAPAAVGGVALNTRFLQRAGVRPGLAVASVGASQLFGLGCHILMLLAFGYLTGTEKTPSLSPSRTVIAGLLTVAVLVLVVTSVPFLRKFVVTRVRSLFAGVVPRMLDVLQRPQKLVTGIGGMLLLTACFVMCLDASIRAFGDESTSISLASVAVVFLAGNALGSAAPTPGGVGAVEATLTVGLIAVGLPKEVAAPAVLLFRLLTLWLPVLPGWLAFNHLTRKQAL, from the coding sequence ATGAAGCAGCAGGGCGCGCATTCCGAGGACACGGGGAGCACCTCTGACGCTTCGTCGCGCCCGGGCACTCCGGGCGACCGCCCGAAGACGGACGGCGAGCACGGCCCCGAGGAGGCAGGCACGAAGGAACGGCCGGTCGCCGAGGAGCCCGACATCGCGCACATCGACGAGGTGGAGGGCGACGAACCGCTGCTCCCCGCGCGCGTGCACCGCCCGTCCGATCTGATGCGGCTCCTGGTGGGCGTGCTCGCGGTAGCGGTACTGATCGGCATCGCCGCGTTCGCGCACGGCACCACCTCGGGCCTCGAACAGGACATCAACAAGGGCACCGGGCAGGCACCCGATCTGCTCATCAAGATCGCGGGGCTGGCCTCCAGCATCGCCATCCTGCTGGTGCCGGTCGCCTTCGCCATCGAGCGGCTGATCAAGCGGGACGGCCTCAGAATCGCCGACGGCGTGCTCGCGGCGGTCCTCGCGCACGGTGTGACACTCGCCACCGATCTGTGGGTCGCCCGGGCCGCCCCCGACTCGATCCAGGAGGCGCTGACCCAGCCCTCCCCCGGGGACATCCACGCGCTGACCGACCCCGTGCACGGCTATCTGGCGCCGGTCATCGCCTATATGACAGCCGTGGGCATGTCACGCAGACCCAGGTGGCGCACGGTGCTGTGGGTCGTGCTGCTGCTCGACGCCTTCTCGATGCTCGTCACCGGGTACACGACCCCGTTCTCGATCATCCTGACCGTGCTGATCGGCTGGACCGTGGCATACGGCACGCTGTACGCGGTCGGCTCGCCCAATGTCCGTCCCACCGGGCAGACCCTGATGGCCGGTCTGCGGACCGTCGGATTCCGCCCGGTCAGCGCGTCACGCGAGGACACCTCGGACAACCCCGACACCGGCGACCGGGGCCGGCGCTACTTCGTCACGCTCGAGGACGGCCCTCCGCTGGACGTCACGGTGGTCGACCGGGAGCAGCAGGCCCAGGGGTTCTTCTACCGCGCGTGGCGCAATCTGACCCTGCGCGGCTTCGCCACCCGCAGCAGCCTCCAGTCGCTGCGCCAGGCCCTGGAGCAGGAGGCGCTGCTGGCGTACGCGGCCATCGCGGCCGGTGCCAACGCGCCCAAGCTGATCGCCACCTCCGAGCTCGGCCCCGACGCGGTCATGCTCGTCTACGAGCACAGCGGCGCACACACCCTCGACTCGCTGCCGGACGAGGAGATCACCGACAATCTGCTGCGCGACACCTGGCACCAGGTGAAGGCCCTGCAGTCCCGGCGTATCGCGCACCGCAGGCTGGTGGGCGACGCGATCCTGGTGGATCGTTCAGGCACGGTGATCCTCACCGACCTGCGCGGCGGCGAGATCGCGGCCGGCGACCTGCTGCTGCGTATGGACATCTCCCAGCTGCTGGTGACCCTCGGCCTGCGGGTGGGCGCCGAGCGTGCGGTGGCCTCGGCGGTGGGCGTGCTCGGCCCGGACGCGGTGGCGGACTGTCTGCCGATGCTCCAGCCCATCGCGCTCAGCCGCTCCACGCGCGCGACGTTGCGCAAACTGGCCAGGGAGCGGGCACAGCGCGAGCGCGAGGCGGTGCTGGAGGCGTCCCGGCTGGCCAAACAGGCGCGCCTGGAGGAGTCCTCGGACGAGGAGCCGCCGGTCCCCGAGAAGACGGACAAGAAGACCGTACGGGCGGAGCAGCGGGCCGAGAAGCGGGCCATCGACGAGGCCGTGGAGGAGGCACGCGAGGAGGACCTGCTCACGCAGATCCGCCACGAGGTGCTGCTGATCAGGCCGCAGGCACCGGTCGAGCCGGCCCGGCTGGAGCGGGTACGGCCGCGCACACTGATCAGTTTCATGGCCGGCGCGATCGGCGCGTACTTCCTGCTGACGCAGCTCACGCACATCGAGTTCGGACCGCTCATCGCGAACGCCGAGTGGGGCTGGGTCGCGGCCGCGGTGCTGTTCTCGATGTGCAGTTATCTCGCGGCGGCGATGGCGCTGCTGGGGTTCGTGCCCGAGCGGGTGCCGTTCCTGCGGACCGTGGCGGCACAGGTCGCCGGCTCGTTCGTGAAGATCGTCGCCCCGGCGGCGGTGGGCGGCGTCGCCCTGAACACGCGCTTCCTGCAGCGCGCGGGGGTGCGGCCGGGGCTCGCGGTGGCGAGTGTGGGCGCGTCGCAGTTGTTCGGGCTCGGCTGCCACATCCTGATGCTGCTGGCCTTCGGCTATCTGACCGGGACCGAGAAGACGCCGTCGCTGTCGCCGTCCCGGACGGTCATCGCCGGTCTGCTGACGGTGGCGGTGCTCGTGCTCGTGGTGACCTCGGTGCCGTTCCTGCGGAAGTTCGTCGTCACGCGCGTGCGGTCGCTGTTCGCGGGTGTCGTGCCGCGCATGCTGGACGTGTTGCAGCGGCCGCAGAAGCTGGTCACCGGCATCGGCGGCATGCTGCTGCTGACCGCCTGCTTCGTGATGTGCCTGGACGCGTCGATCCGCGCGTTCGGCGACGAGTCCACCTCGATCAGCCTCGCCAGCGTCGCCGTCGTCTTCCTCGCGGGCAACGCCCTGGGATCCGCGGCTCCGACGCCGGGCGGTGTGGGCGCGGTCGAGGCGACCCTGACGGTCGGTCTGATCGCCGTCGGCCTCCCGAAGGAGGTCGCGGCACCGGCGGTGCTGCTGTTCCGCCTGCTGACGCTATGGCTGCCCGTGCTGCCGGGCTGGCTGGCCTTCAACCACCTCACCCGCAAGCAGGCCCTCTGA
- a CDS encoding MGMT family protein, translating into MSEESLPQDAGARDTRTGDDGAPAEPGEALPAYAERVLDVAELIPPGRVMTYGDVAEWLEEGGPRQVGRAMALYGGAVPWWRVVRADGRLLPGHEQRALGHYRAEGTPLKEASRAAEDHLPRIDMRRARWDGGERAEGHT; encoded by the coding sequence ATGAGCGAGGAGAGTCTTCCGCAGGACGCCGGCGCGCGGGACACCCGCACGGGGGACGACGGCGCCCCCGCGGAACCCGGGGAAGCCCTGCCCGCGTATGCCGAGCGGGTCCTCGACGTCGCCGAACTGATCCCGCCGGGCCGTGTCATGACATACGGGGACGTCGCCGAGTGGCTCGAGGAGGGCGGCCCGCGGCAGGTCGGCCGGGCCATGGCTCTCTACGGGGGAGCCGTTCCGTGGTGGCGGGTCGTCCGCGCGGACGGCCGCCTGCTCCCGGGACACGAGCAGCGGGCGCTCGGCCACTACCGCGCGGAGGGCACACCCCTGAAGGAAGCGAGCCGGGCCGCCGAGGACCACCTGCCGCGGATCGACATGCGACGGGCGCGGTGGGACGGCGGCGAACGCGCGGAGGGTCACACCTGA
- a CDS encoding alpha/beta hydrolase codes for MSRFVRWTAVAVASALLAAGCGGGSSDDDKGGGGLSWGRCKATADAPAPGNDWQCATLKVPLDWSKPDGETIGLALIRAKARGDDRVGSLLFNFGGPGASGLSMMPSYAPTVSRLRERYDLVSWDPRGVGASEGVRCRGDKEIQAAESVDVTPDTPAEEKAYFQDAADFGEGCQKDAGKLMAHVSTADSARDMDRIRDVLGDDRMHYFGISYGTELGGTYAHLFPRRVGRMTLDAVVDPDADTVGHAQNQARGFQRALNGYLESTGQDPEEGTRKIAALLRRIDARPLPTATPGRKLTETLAVTGLTLPLYNKESWPTLTSALDAAERGDGSELLTLADGYNDRAPSGHYGTTTHSQRVISCLDDRQRPTAARTKELLPEFEKISPVFGPFLGWDTAGWCHDWPVPGQHDTPEVSAPEAAPILVVGNTGDPATPYEGARKMSGELGKGVGVLLTWRGQGHGAYGSGSDCVDSTVNSYLLNGSIPKDGKVCS; via the coding sequence ATGTCGCGCTTCGTACGGTGGACCGCTGTGGCGGTCGCCTCGGCACTGCTCGCGGCGGGCTGCGGCGGCGGCTCGTCCGACGACGACAAGGGCGGCGGCGGGCTCTCCTGGGGCCGCTGCAAGGCCACCGCCGACGCCCCCGCGCCGGGCAACGACTGGCAGTGCGCCACGTTGAAGGTGCCGCTGGACTGGTCGAAGCCGGACGGCGAGACGATAGGACTCGCGCTGATCCGCGCCAAGGCACGCGGCGACGACCGCGTCGGCTCGCTCCTGTTCAACTTCGGCGGCCCCGGCGCCTCGGGCCTGTCCATGATGCCGTCGTACGCCCCGACGGTCTCCCGGCTCCGTGAGCGGTACGACCTGGTGAGCTGGGACCCGCGCGGGGTGGGCGCCAGCGAGGGGGTGCGCTGCCGCGGCGACAAGGAGATCCAGGCCGCCGAGTCGGTGGACGTCACCCCCGACACACCGGCCGAGGAGAAGGCGTACTTCCAGGACGCCGCCGACTTCGGCGAGGGCTGCCAGAAGGACGCCGGGAAGCTCATGGCGCATGTCTCGACCGCCGACTCGGCCCGCGACATGGACCGCATCCGGGACGTCCTCGGCGACGACAGGATGCACTACTTCGGCATCTCCTACGGCACCGAACTGGGCGGCACCTATGCCCACTTGTTCCCGAGGAGGGTGGGGCGGATGACGCTGGACGCGGTCGTCGACCCCGACGCCGACACCGTGGGCCACGCCCAGAACCAGGCCAGGGGCTTCCAGCGGGCGCTGAACGGCTATCTCGAGTCCACGGGCCAGGACCCCGAGGAGGGCACGCGGAAGATCGCGGCCCTGCTGCGACGGATCGACGCCCGGCCCCTGCCGACGGCCACCCCCGGGCGGAAGCTGACCGAGACGCTCGCTGTCACCGGCCTCACCCTGCCGCTGTACAACAAGGAGAGCTGGCCGACCCTGACCAGCGCCCTCGACGCGGCCGAGCGGGGTGACGGCTCGGAGCTGCTCACCCTCGCCGACGGCTACAACGACCGCGCCCCTTCGGGCCACTACGGCACGACCACCCACTCGCAACGGGTCATATCGTGCCTGGACGACAGGCAGCGGCCGACCGCGGCCCGGACGAAGGAGCTGCTGCCGGAGTTCGAGAAGATCTCCCCGGTCTTCGGCCCCTTCCTGGGCTGGGACACGGCCGGCTGGTGCCACGACTGGCCGGTGCCCGGACAGCACGACACCCCGGAGGTCAGCGCCCCCGAGGCGGCACCGATCCTGGTGGTCGGCAACACCGGCGACCCGGCCACCCCCTACGAGGGCGCCCGGAAGATGTCCGGCGAGCTGGGCAAGGGCGTCGGCGTGCTGCTCACCTGGCGGGGCCAGGGCCATGGCGCGTACGGCAGCGGCAGCGACTGCGTGGACTCCACCGTGAATTCGTATCTGCTGAACGGCTCGATCCCGAAGGACGGCAAGGTCTGCTCATGA